From a region of the Notolabrus celidotus isolate fNotCel1 chromosome 14, fNotCel1.pri, whole genome shotgun sequence genome:
- the dixdc1a gene encoding dixin-A — MGAKQMKCLSSASPAHSPKEEYVITQATDTPKEETLHDQSEDQGEPRDDKSELTEKKSVAEEMSLCGLCPSLGQDGQEEEKSWEEQLDAHQEQLEKEMQEARRMVFRLQALLLHGSLPEEDQDGSVSFGDNRTNAEQQLVLIRSRLDQSVEEGLDLKRELLRHKQEARHLQAIKDALQQRLAVQEDAVLQLKQELLRSNMAKDQLEGENEELKHKLSERNKFLSEYEQQLGRKDRILQQQQQKLDEAQHKAHEVGRGRSFRNESGGYSNSVATSSPAAFKHSAPGEELQLVREALRSLRDSFSGHDPQHHTLDTLEQGVGSLMDRLHSVDTQRRQDRGEEFKSPGRRANSTDRDSWPPSSKMAHSHSSPGLDTAVSTKVLYFTDRSLTPFLINIPKRLGEVTLRDFKTAVDRQGSFRYHFKALDPEFGTVKEEVFQDGAVVPGWEGKIVAWVEEDHGERR; from the exons ATGGGAGCCAAACAGATGAAATG CCTCAGCTCAGCCAGCCCTGCTCACTCCCCCAAAGAGGAGTATGTTATCACCCAGGCCACTGACACCCCCAAAGAGGAAACACTCCATGATCAGTCTGAGGACCAGGGGGAACCTCGGGATGACAAATCTGAGCTGACAGAGAAGAAATCAGTCGCAG AGGAGATGTCTCTGTGTGGATTGTGTCCATCCCTCGGGCAGGATgggcaggaagaggagaagtCCTGGGAGGAGCAGCTGGACGCCCACCAAGAGCAGCTGGAGAAGGAGATGCAGGAGGCAAGGAGGATGGTGTTCCGCCTACAG GCTTTGCTGCTCCATGGCTCCCTCCCTGAGGAGGACCAGGATGGATCTGTGAGCTTCGGAGATAACCGGACAAACGCTGAGCAGCAGCTG GTTCTAATCCGCAGTCGTCTGGACCAAAGCGTGGAGGAAGGCCTTGATCTCAAG AGGGAGCTcctgagacacaaacaggaggCACGCCACCTTCAGGCCATCAAG GATGCTCTGCAGCAGCGTCTGGCAGTGCAGGAGGATGCTGTGCTGCAGCTAAAGCAGGAACTACTGAGGAGCAACATGGCCAAAGATCAGCTGGAAGGGGAAAAT GAAGAGCTGAAACACAAGCTGAGTGAAAGGAACAAATTCCTCAGTGAATATGAG cagcagcttggGAGAAAGGACAGaatactgcagcagcagcagcagaagctcgACGAGGCTCAACATAAAGCACATGAAGTTGGCCGAGGGCGG TCATTCAGGAATGAAAGCGGTGGTTACAGTAACTCAGTGGCTACATCTTCCCCTGCTGCATTCAAGCACAGTGCACCA GGGGAAGAACTGCAGCTGGTCAGAGAGGCACTGCGAAGTTTGAGGGACAGCTTCTCCGGCCATGACCCCCAACATCACACCCTTGACACCCTGGAGCAGGGCGTGGGCAGTCTCATGGACCGCTTACACTCTGTGGACACCCAGCGCAGACAGGACAGaggg GAGGAATTTAAATCTCCAGGACGCAGAGCCAACTCCACAGACCGTGACTCCTGGCCTCCAAGCTCAA AAATGGCACACTCGCACAGCAGCCCGGGGTTGGACACAGCTGTCTCTACTAAAGTGCTCTACTTCACTGATCGCTCCCTCACACCGTTTCTGATCAACATCCCGAAaag GCTGGGTGAGGTGACACTGCGAGACTTCAAGACTGCTGTGGACAGGCAAGGCAGTTTCAGATACCACTTCAAGGCCCTCGACCCAGAGTTTGGCACAGTGAAAGAGGAG GTGTTCCAGGATGGAGCCGTCGTGCCTGGCTGGGAGGGGAAGATTGTAGCGTGGGTAGAGGAAGACCACGGAGAGAGGAGGTAG
- the pih1d2 gene encoding PIH1 domain-containing protein 2 isoform X1: MSSTGSTKDVLQQVNQFWSMLDDLSENDPEFYRKFIEKQMKDGAEFSAPPELDSSLCTEIEGPTKGSLYINICSWKRVPAPQDPSRPVPVCTGKLETDTDEGQGCYTVLDVAFNPAVLKECQKAKNEIFMLALSFIQQQHGLRLSQQYNVISCCPKSCPDDLYRRLGFQKWPNNSKQPDTVSLSTANQTPAALLQQIASLRSETQDQEPAAQIIPRPAEYKKMDLIQVISSTFVQPQKPEYQLGVKTDTAGVPRSLELTVELPKVSSMSECQLSISKDDVLLEVEDVYYLLLEFPNIVNEDTASAIFNKKKQNLTLKVDVSEP; this comes from the exons ATGTCCTCCACTGGCAGtacaaaagatgttttacaGCAGGTGAATCAGTTTTGGTCCATGCTGGATGACCTCTCTGAAAATGACCCTGAATTCTACCGCAAGTTTATAGAGAAACAGATGAAAGACGGAGCTGAATTCAGCGCACCACCGGAGCTTGACTCTAGTTTGTGCACCGAAATAGAG GGGCCCACGAAAGGGTCACTGTATATCAACATATGCAGCTGGAAACGTGTGCCAGCTCCTCAGGATCCCAGCAGGCCTGTACCTGTGTGCACAGGAAAACTGGAAACAGACACAGATGAAGGTCAAG GTTGTTACACAGTGTTGGACGTGGCATTCAACCCGGCAGTGCTAAAAGAATGTCAAAAAGCCAAAAATGAAATCTTTATGCTAGCCTTGAGTTTCATACAGCAACAACATGGATTGAGATTATCTCAGCAGTACAATGTCATCAGCTGTTGCCCAAAAAGTTGTCCAGATGACTTGTATCGCCGTCTTGGGTTTCAGAAGTGGCCTAACAACTCCAAACAACCAGACACAG TTTCCCTTTCTACAGCCAACCAGACCCCAGCTGCCCTTTTGCAGCAGATCGCCTCTCTACGCTCAGAGACACAAGACCAGGAGCCAGCGGCACAAATTATCCCCAGACCTGCGGAGTACAAAAAGATGGATTTGATCCAGGTCATCTCCTCCACATTTGTGCAGCCTCAGAAGCCAGAGTATCAACTCGGGGTGAAGACTGATACAGCAGGAGTCCCTCGCAGCTTGGAGCTGACAGTAGAGCTGCCAAAGGTTTCCTCCATGTCAGAGTGCCAGCTGAGTATCTCTAAG GATGATGTCCTACTGGAAGTGGAGGATGTCTATTATTTACTATTAGAATTCCCAAACATTGTAAATGAAGACACAGCATCTGCCATCTttaacaagaagaaacaaaatctTACTTTGAAGGTGGATGTTTCAGAACCTTAA
- the tmprss5 gene encoding transmembrane protease serine 5, whose amino-acid sequence MSLDGDALSVIENPAAVSHPFPSEKTAGEAASRGVQGWFKGIHSTSHAHRLPRLLAAVCAVGLLGGLAVGVWFLVKFLLRPSYSQSPVGLGDTKETPFCNVTEDISISDPRKVFYRISPENSLLEIQLGKLPTWLPVCYERWNSSLGTLVCRQLGYLRLTKHKGVNLTDIGPNYTNGFIQITSEHKSNLENMWQLRGSCITGKVIALQCFECGTRAKLPRIIGGVEATLGRWPWQVSLYYSNRHTCGGSIITSQWVVTAAHCVHNYRLPQVSSWVVYAGIITRSSSKMAQHTGYAVERIIYNKNYNHRSHDNDIALIKLQSPLNFSDTIRPVCLPQYDSDLPGGTQCWISGWGYTQPEGVHSPDTLKEAPVPIISTKKCNSTCMYNGEITPRMLCAGYTEGKVDACQGDSGGPLVCQDENVWRLVGVVSWGTGCAEPNHPGVYTKVAEFLGWIYDMIENN is encoded by the exons ATG AGTCTTGATGGAGACGCATTATCAGTGATTGAAAACCCGGCGGCCGTCAGTCATCCTTTCCCATCAGAGAAAACAGCAGGAGAGGCGGCGAGCAGGGGAGTGCAGGGCTGGTTTAAAGGGATTCATTCAACGTCACACG CTCACAGGCTGCCGAGGCTGCTGGCGGCCGTGTGTGCAGTTGGACTCCTGGGAGGCTTGGCTGTGGGTGTCTGGTTTCTAG TGAAAttccttctgaggccttcttACTCCCAAAGTCCAGTGGGACTCGGGGACACAAAGGAGACGCCTTTCTGCAATGTGACAGAGGATATTTCCATCTCTGACCCGAGGAAAG TGTTTTACAGAATCAGCCCGGAGAACTCCCTCCTGGAGATCCAGCTGGGGAAGCTTCCCACCTGGTTGCCCGTGTGCTATGAGAGGTGGAACTCCTCGCTGGGGACGCTGGTCTGCAGGCAGCTGGGTTATCTGAG ACTGACCAAGCATAAAGGAGTGAATCTCACTGATATCGGGCCAAACTACACTAATGGCTTTATACAAATTACCTCAGAACACAAGAGCAATCTGGAAAATATGTGGCAACTCAG ggGGAGCTGTATCACAGGGAAGGTTATCGCCTTGCAGTGTTTTG AGTGTGGGACACGAGCAAAGCTGCCCAGGATAATCGGGGGAGTGGAGGCCACGCTGGGCAGGTGGCCATGGCAGGTCAGCCTGTACTACAGCAACCGTCACACCTGTGGGGGCTCCATCATCACCAGTCAATGGGTAGTCACAGCCGCCCATTGTGTGCACAA CTACAGGCTACCTCAGGTGTCCAGCTGGGTGGTATACGCCGGCATCATCACACGCAGCTCTTCTAAAATGGCTCAGCACACAGGCTACGCCGTGGAGAGGATCATCTACAACAAGAACTACAACCACAGAAGCCACGATAATGACATAGCCCTGATCAAACTGCAGTCACCGCTGAACTTCTCAG ATACAATTAGGCCCGTGTGCCTGCCTCAGTATGACTCTGACCTTCCAGGAGGTACACAGTGCTGGATCTCTGGATGGGGATACACACAGCCCGAGGGCG TTCACTCGCCTGACACTCTTAAAGAAGCACCTGTTCCCATAATAAGCACAAAAAAGTGCAACAGCACCTGCATGTACAACGGTGAGATCACGCCCCGCATGCTCTGTGCCGGATAcacagagggaaaagtggaTGCATGTCAG ggggacagtgggggtcctcTTGTCTGCCAGGATGAGAATGTGTGGAGGCTGGTGGGGGTGGTGAGCTGGGGGACTGGCTGTGCTGAACCAAACCATCCTGGAGTTTACACCAAAGTGGCCGAGTTCTTAGGCTGGATCTACGACATGATTGAG AATAACTGA
- the pih1d2 gene encoding PIH1 domain-containing protein 2 isoform X2 has translation MSSTGSTKDVLQQVNQFWSMLDDLSENDPEFYRKFIEKQMKDGAEFSAPPELDSSLCTEIEGPTKGSLYINICSWKRVPAPQDPSRPVPVCTGKLETDTDEGQGCYTVLDVAFNPAVLKECQKAKNEIFMLALSFIQQQHGLRLSQQYNVISCCPKSCPDDLYRRLGFQKWPNNSKQPDTANQTPAALLQQIASLRSETQDQEPAAQIIPRPAEYKKMDLIQVISSTFVQPQKPEYQLGVKTDTAGVPRSLELTVELPKVSSMSECQLSISKDDVLLEVEDVYYLLLEFPNIVNEDTASAIFNKKKQNLTLKVDVSEP, from the exons ATGTCCTCCACTGGCAGtacaaaagatgttttacaGCAGGTGAATCAGTTTTGGTCCATGCTGGATGACCTCTCTGAAAATGACCCTGAATTCTACCGCAAGTTTATAGAGAAACAGATGAAAGACGGAGCTGAATTCAGCGCACCACCGGAGCTTGACTCTAGTTTGTGCACCGAAATAGAG GGGCCCACGAAAGGGTCACTGTATATCAACATATGCAGCTGGAAACGTGTGCCAGCTCCTCAGGATCCCAGCAGGCCTGTACCTGTGTGCACAGGAAAACTGGAAACAGACACAGATGAAGGTCAAG GTTGTTACACAGTGTTGGACGTGGCATTCAACCCGGCAGTGCTAAAAGAATGTCAAAAAGCCAAAAATGAAATCTTTATGCTAGCCTTGAGTTTCATACAGCAACAACATGGATTGAGATTATCTCAGCAGTACAATGTCATCAGCTGTTGCCCAAAAAGTTGTCCAGATGACTTGTATCGCCGTCTTGGGTTTCAGAAGTGGCCTAACAACTCCAAACAACCAGACACAG CCAACCAGACCCCAGCTGCCCTTTTGCAGCAGATCGCCTCTCTACGCTCAGAGACACAAGACCAGGAGCCAGCGGCACAAATTATCCCCAGACCTGCGGAGTACAAAAAGATGGATTTGATCCAGGTCATCTCCTCCACATTTGTGCAGCCTCAGAAGCCAGAGTATCAACTCGGGGTGAAGACTGATACAGCAGGAGTCCCTCGCAGCTTGGAGCTGACAGTAGAGCTGCCAAAGGTTTCCTCCATGTCAGAGTGCCAGCTGAGTATCTCTAAG GATGATGTCCTACTGGAAGTGGAGGATGTCTATTATTTACTATTAGAATTCCCAAACATTGTAAATGAAGACACAGCATCTGCCATCTttaacaagaagaaacaaaatctTACTTTGAAGGTGGATGTTTCAGAACCTTAA